One Granulicella sp. 5B5 DNA window includes the following coding sequences:
- a CDS encoding Gfo/Idh/MocA family oxidoreductase: MITRRDFVNSAVAGGAAAALSVSAKSYGQILGANDRLNFAVIGLNSRAYAHLSALKANKANARISHVCDVESNILAKFAKATTQMMGEAPKTDRDFRNVLALKEIDAISIATPDHWHAPMAIAGVQAGKHVYVEKPCSHNPAEGALLVAVQKKYGKLVQMGTQQRSSPHTIEMKKKIEDGLIGDAYFAKAWYSNTRKSIGHGVEAPVPSTLDWDLWQGPAPRQAYTSNVQPYNWHWFKKWGTGETLNNGTHEVDVSRWLLGVDFPERVTSSGGRYAYKDDWQFYDTLMTSFTYPATGSNYGRMISWECRCCNGEKWYNRDRGSAITGTTGSVVIDRGGYEVYDLKGNKVSEFTVGKAASSNDLVGADSMTDAHFANFIAGIQHGAKLNQPVSSGNVAVTMLQLSNVAWEVDRELKLDQTNGKIVNDPEAMNKYWGREYQKGWAPHL; encoded by the coding sequence ATGATTACACGTCGCGATTTTGTGAACAGTGCGGTTGCAGGGGGTGCTGCTGCAGCCCTGAGCGTTTCAGCCAAGAGCTATGGCCAGATATTGGGAGCCAATGATCGTTTGAACTTTGCGGTGATCGGTTTGAACAGCCGCGCGTATGCGCACCTGTCCGCGTTGAAGGCGAACAAGGCGAATGCGCGCATCTCGCATGTGTGCGATGTAGAGTCGAACATTCTTGCGAAATTTGCGAAGGCGACAACACAGATGATGGGCGAGGCGCCGAAGACCGACCGCGATTTTCGGAATGTGCTTGCACTGAAGGAGATTGACGCGATCTCGATTGCGACGCCGGACCACTGGCACGCGCCGATGGCGATCGCGGGCGTGCAGGCGGGCAAGCATGTGTACGTGGAGAAGCCGTGCAGCCACAACCCTGCCGAGGGTGCGCTGCTGGTGGCGGTGCAGAAGAAGTACGGCAAGCTGGTGCAGATGGGGACGCAGCAGCGGTCTTCTCCGCACACGATTGAGATGAAGAAGAAGATCGAAGACGGGCTGATTGGCGATGCGTATTTTGCGAAGGCCTGGTACTCGAATACGCGGAAGTCGATTGGACATGGCGTAGAGGCTCCGGTGCCGTCGACGCTGGACTGGGACCTGTGGCAGGGCCCGGCGCCGCGGCAAGCGTATACGAGCAACGTGCAGCCTTACAACTGGCACTGGTTCAAGAAGTGGGGCACGGGCGAGACACTGAACAACGGCACGCACGAGGTGGATGTGAGCCGGTGGCTGCTGGGTGTGGACTTTCCGGAGCGGGTCACATCGTCGGGCGGCCGCTATGCGTACAAGGACGACTGGCAGTTCTACGACACGCTGATGACCAGCTTTACCTATCCGGCGACGGGCTCGAACTATGGCCGGATGATCAGCTGGGAGTGCCGCTGCTGCAATGGAGAGAAGTGGTACAACCGCGACCGCGGCTCGGCTATTACGGGTACGACGGGGTCGGTGGTGATCGACCGCGGCGGCTACGAGGTGTATGACCTGAAGGGCAACAAGGTGAGCGAGTTCACGGTAGGCAAGGCTGCGAGCTCGAACGATCTTGTGGGCGCGGACTCGATGACGGACGCACACTTTGCGAACTTTATCGCGGGCATCCAGCATGGCGCGAAGCTGAATCAGCCTGTCTCTTCCGGCAACGTTGCGGTGACGATGCTGCAGCTGTCGAATGTGGCGTGGGAGGTGGACCGCGAACTGAAGCTCGACCAGACGAACGGCAAGATTGTGAACGATCCAGAGGCGATGAACAAGTACTGGGGCCGCGAGTATCAAAAGGGCTGGGCGCCGCACCTCTAG
- a CDS encoding sugar phosphate isomerase/epimerase has translation MSGSMDRRGFLKGGVLAAGAVVSAPLMGQIVQVEGHMSQAQLSQLGVEGGRPDAVRLGLASYTFRNFDRAQMIKWMKQLHINQLNCKDTKNHLPIGKTPGDFTAEDEALADYKANGITVHALGTLYFPKDEDDDIRMKFEYAKRAGVKVIVAGDPAPSTLPRIEKFVKEYDIKFAIHNHGPEDKIWHSPLDVLKVVKNMDPRMGCCIDIGHCMRAGTDVVKAIHEVGPRLFDMHAKDLTDYNSKESQVAVGAGKMPMREIFQALAAVKYPGYVDLEYEIHGDDPMPGATESFAYMRGVLVGMGYQNELAS, from the coding sequence ATGAGTGGTTCGATGGATCGGCGTGGGTTTTTGAAGGGTGGCGTGTTGGCGGCGGGTGCTGTGGTTAGCGCTCCGCTGATGGGGCAGATCGTGCAGGTGGAGGGGCATATGTCGCAGGCGCAGCTGTCGCAGCTGGGCGTGGAGGGCGGCAGGCCAGATGCGGTGCGGCTGGGGCTGGCGAGCTATACGTTTCGCAACTTCGACCGCGCGCAGATGATCAAGTGGATGAAGCAGCTACACATCAACCAGCTGAACTGCAAGGACACGAAGAACCATCTGCCGATTGGAAAGACGCCGGGCGATTTTACGGCGGAGGATGAGGCGCTGGCGGACTACAAGGCGAACGGCATCACGGTGCATGCACTGGGTACGCTGTATTTTCCGAAGGATGAAGATGACGACATCCGGATGAAGTTTGAGTATGCGAAGCGCGCGGGCGTGAAGGTGATTGTCGCTGGCGACCCGGCGCCGTCGACGCTGCCGCGCATTGAGAAGTTTGTGAAGGAGTATGACATCAAGTTCGCGATCCATAACCATGGGCCCGAGGACAAGATCTGGCACTCGCCGCTGGATGTGCTGAAGGTGGTGAAGAACATGGACCCGCGGATGGGATGCTGCATCGATATCGGGCATTGCATGCGCGCAGGGACCGATGTGGTGAAGGCCATCCATGAGGTGGGACCTCGGCTGTTCGATATGCACGCGAAGGACCTGACGGATTACAACTCGAAGGAGAGCCAGGTAGCGGTGGGCGCGGGCAAGATGCCGATGCGCGAGATCTTTCAGGCGCTGGCGGCGGTCAAGTATCCCGGGTATGTGGACCTGGAGTATGAGATTCATGGCGATGATCCGATGCCCGGCGCGACGGAGAGCTTTGCGTATATGCGCGGCGTGCTGGTAGGGATGGGGTATCAGAACGAGTTGGCCTCGTAG
- a CDS encoding Gfo/Idh/MocA family oxidoreductase, with product MLDRRGFLRGVGAAGLATTMAMDAGAVEPAGLHVTHEVVEAQAEEKPKYHIKFAVCGMSHDHIYGMIGAIQRGGGEMVAAWAGEPDKLAAFRKRFPDVKIAASQDEIIHDNSIQLVLSSQIPVERAPLGIKVMRSGKDFLSDKPGMLTLEQLAEVRRTIAETHRIYAIMYSELLEVKAAVKAGELVKAGAIGRVIQTINIAPHQIYQGHGDAGGGAGRPDWYWVPEIGGGILNDIGSHQVDQFLYYTGSTEAEVVESQVANVAHPDHPKFFDFGDMVLRGNRGLGYVRLDWFTPDGLGTWGDGRLFILGTEGYIEVRKYINVAVSKQGNNLFIVDQKQSRYIDCNNVNLPFGALFVADIVNRTHNAQDQTQALLAAELVIKAQMNAKHVHLEA from the coding sequence ATGTTGGATCGGCGCGGGTTTCTACGTGGGGTTGGAGCGGCTGGGCTGGCGACGACGATGGCGATGGATGCAGGCGCCGTCGAGCCGGCCGGATTGCATGTGACGCATGAGGTGGTAGAGGCGCAGGCGGAAGAGAAGCCGAAGTATCACATCAAGTTTGCCGTGTGCGGGATGAGCCATGACCACATCTACGGGATGATTGGTGCAATCCAGCGCGGCGGTGGTGAGATGGTGGCGGCGTGGGCTGGCGAGCCGGACAAGCTGGCTGCGTTCAGGAAGCGCTTTCCGGATGTGAAGATTGCGGCGTCGCAGGATGAGATCATCCATGACAACTCGATCCAATTGGTGCTGAGCTCGCAGATTCCAGTGGAGCGCGCGCCGCTGGGGATCAAGGTGATGCGGTCAGGGAAGGACTTTTTGAGCGACAAGCCTGGGATGCTGACGCTGGAGCAGCTAGCGGAGGTGCGCAGGACGATCGCGGAGACACATCGAATCTACGCGATTATGTACAGCGAGTTGCTGGAGGTGAAGGCCGCGGTGAAAGCCGGTGAGCTGGTGAAGGCTGGAGCGATCGGGCGGGTGATCCAGACGATCAATATTGCGCCGCACCAGATTTACCAGGGGCATGGCGATGCGGGTGGTGGCGCAGGGCGGCCCGATTGGTACTGGGTGCCGGAGATTGGTGGTGGGATTCTGAACGACATTGGTTCGCACCAGGTGGACCAGTTTCTTTACTACACAGGGTCGACCGAGGCCGAGGTGGTGGAATCGCAGGTGGCGAATGTGGCGCATCCTGACCATCCGAAGTTCTTCGACTTCGGCGACATGGTGCTGCGCGGCAATCGCGGGCTGGGCTATGTGCGGCTGGATTGGTTTACGCCGGACGGGCTGGGGACGTGGGGCGATGGGCGACTGTTTATTCTGGGTACCGAAGGTTATATTGAGGTCCGCAAATATATCAATGTGGCGGTGAGCAAGCAGGGGAACAACCTGTTCATCGTGGACCAGAAACAGTCGCGGTATATCGACTGCAACAATGTGAACCTGCCGTTTGGAGCCTTGTTCGTGGCTGATATTGTGAACCGCACACATAATGCGCAGGACCAGACGCAGGCCCTGCTGGCGGCGGAACTGGTGATCAAGGCACAGATGAATGCGAAGCATGTGCATCTTGAGGCCTAG
- a CDS encoding glycoside hydrolase family 3 C-terminal domain-containing protein yields MKVHPLLHSLLALSFSVSLLPAQTAKLPYQDPKLSAKERADDLVSRMTLEEKVKDLINTSAAVPRLGVPAYDWWNEGLHGVARSGYATMFPQAIGMAATWDTVEIGKIADVISTEARAKNNEALRHDVHSIYYGLTFWSPNINIFRDPRWGRGQETYGEDPFLTGKLGVAFVRGMQGTDPRYYKVIATPKHFAVHSGPESERHKFNVEPSAHDLWDTYMPAFRATIVDGQAGSIMCAYNAVDGVPACANKMLLEQIVRKDWGFEGYVTSDCGAIDDFYEKTAHRYSKDVDSAAVAGIEAGTDTNCGKSYLALTDAVKKGLVPESALDISLERLFTARFKLGLFDPKSMVPYDAIPFSEVASAAHHALALDAAEKAIVLLKNEDDTLPLRAGVKTVAVIGPNAASLSAIEGNYNAVPKNYAFPVDALTKAMPGTRVQYAQGSPYADGVVLPVPRTMFHVHGAAGEEGLKAEYFAGDVTDGKPVLTRVDKEIDFDWNSASPVAGVPADHFAVRWTGTISAPQRGTYDFSMRLAHCYPCGDRERFEVFLDGKQVAGFASADDAEYRGSDTPRFQLTFADTKPHALRVEYRHHAPLFGAGITMEWEPKPSVLLGGAVEAAKKADVVVAFVGLSPELEGEEMPIKVDGFAGGDRTSIKLPTAQQEMLEVVAATGKPLVVVLMNGSALAVNWTQEHAKAVVEAWYPGEAGGEAIADTLLGRNDPGGRLPITFYASDDQLPPFTDYSMKGRTYRYFKGKPLYGFGYGLSYTSFAYSNLHLSTSTLQAGDDLTVEADVKNTGKRAGDEVAEVYLTPPQTDVSPTLELAGFQRVHLLPGETKHLTFALDPRTLSQVDDKGVRAVDAGSYTLTVGGAQPVAGNGETRRYPATETVSTTFNIQGRREMPR; encoded by the coding sequence ATGAAAGTCCATCCGCTGCTGCATTCGCTTCTTGCTCTCAGCTTCAGTGTCAGCCTATTGCCGGCGCAGACGGCGAAGCTGCCGTATCAGGACCCGAAGCTGTCGGCCAAGGAGCGGGCGGATGACCTGGTGTCGCGGATGACGCTGGAGGAGAAGGTGAAGGACCTGATCAACACGTCGGCCGCGGTGCCGCGGTTAGGCGTGCCGGCGTATGACTGGTGGAACGAAGGGCTGCATGGCGTGGCGCGGTCGGGGTATGCGACGATGTTTCCGCAGGCGATTGGCATGGCCGCGACGTGGGACACGGTGGAGATCGGCAAGATTGCGGATGTGATTTCGACCGAGGCGCGGGCGAAGAACAATGAGGCGCTGCGGCATGATGTGCACTCGATTTATTACGGGCTGACGTTCTGGTCGCCGAACATCAATATCTTTCGCGATCCGCGCTGGGGACGCGGGCAGGAGACGTATGGAGAAGATCCGTTCCTGACGGGGAAGCTGGGGGTGGCATTTGTGCGCGGGATGCAGGGGACCGATCCGCGTTACTACAAGGTGATTGCGACGCCGAAGCATTTCGCGGTGCATAGCGGGCCGGAGTCGGAACGGCACAAGTTCAATGTGGAGCCTTCGGCGCATGACCTGTGGGACACGTATATGCCCGCGTTTCGCGCGACGATTGTGGACGGGCAGGCGGGCTCGATCATGTGTGCGTATAACGCCGTGGATGGCGTGCCCGCTTGCGCGAACAAGATGCTGCTGGAACAGATCGTGCGCAAGGACTGGGGCTTTGAAGGGTATGTGACTTCGGACTGCGGGGCGATTGATGACTTCTATGAGAAAACGGCGCATCGCTATTCGAAGGACGTGGACAGTGCGGCGGTTGCGGGTATTGAGGCTGGGACGGATACGAACTGCGGCAAGAGCTATCTCGCGTTGACGGATGCGGTGAAGAAGGGGTTGGTGCCGGAGTCGGCGCTGGATATTTCGCTGGAGCGGTTGTTTACGGCGCGGTTCAAGCTGGGGCTGTTCGATCCGAAGAGCATGGTTCCGTATGACGCGATTCCGTTCAGCGAGGTGGCGTCGGCGGCGCACCATGCGCTTGCACTGGATGCGGCTGAGAAGGCGATTGTGCTGCTGAAGAACGAGGATGACACGCTGCCATTGCGTGCGGGTGTGAAGACGGTTGCAGTGATTGGGCCGAATGCGGCGTCGTTGTCGGCGATTGAAGGCAACTACAACGCGGTGCCGAAGAACTATGCGTTTCCGGTGGACGCACTGACAAAGGCGATGCCGGGGACGCGTGTGCAGTATGCGCAGGGTTCTCCGTATGCGGATGGTGTGGTGCTGCCGGTGCCGCGGACGATGTTTCATGTGCATGGTGCGGCAGGCGAAGAGGGGCTGAAGGCGGAGTACTTTGCCGGAGACGTGACCGATGGCAAGCCAGTGCTGACGCGGGTGGACAAGGAGATCGATTTTGACTGGAACTCGGCGAGCCCTGTAGCGGGTGTGCCGGCGGACCATTTTGCGGTGCGTTGGACGGGGACGATCTCGGCGCCGCAGAGGGGGACGTATGACTTTTCGATGCGGCTGGCGCACTGCTATCCGTGCGGGGACCGCGAGAGGTTTGAGGTGTTCCTGGATGGCAAGCAGGTTGCGGGGTTTGCGTCAGCGGATGATGCGGAGTATCGGGGCAGCGACACGCCGCGGTTTCAGCTGACGTTCGCGGACACCAAGCCCCATGCGCTACGGGTGGAGTACCGGCACCATGCGCCGTTGTTTGGTGCGGGTATCACGATGGAGTGGGAGCCGAAGCCGTCGGTGCTGCTGGGTGGCGCGGTTGAGGCCGCGAAGAAGGCGGATGTTGTGGTGGCGTTTGTCGGGCTGTCGCCGGAGCTGGAAGGCGAAGAGATGCCGATCAAGGTCGATGGGTTTGCTGGTGGGGATCGCACGAGCATCAAGCTGCCGACGGCCCAGCAGGAGATGCTGGAGGTTGTTGCGGCAACGGGCAAGCCGCTGGTGGTGGTGCTGATGAATGGCAGCGCGCTTGCGGTTAACTGGACGCAGGAACATGCGAAGGCGGTTGTCGAGGCGTGGTATCCGGGTGAGGCTGGCGGCGAGGCGATTGCAGATACTTTGCTGGGCAGGAATGATCCGGGCGGACGGTTGCCGATTACGTTCTACGCTTCGGACGACCAGCTACCGCCGTTTACGGACTACTCGATGAAGGGCAGGACGTACCGGTACTTCAAGGGCAAGCCGCTGTATGGGTTTGGCTATGGGCTGAGCTATACGAGCTTTGCGTACTCGAACCTGCACTTGTCGACGAGCACGTTGCAGGCGGGTGACGACCTGACGGTTGAAGCCGATGTGAAGAACACCGGGAAGCGCGCGGGCGATGAGGTCGCTGAGGTGTATCTGACGCCGCCGCAGACGGATGTGTCGCCGACGCTGGAGCTGGCTGGATTTCAGCGTGTGCATCTGCTGCCGGGTGAGACGAAGCACCTTACATTTGCACTTGATCCACGGACACTGTCGCAGGTGGATGACAAGGGTGTGCGGGCCGTCGATGCTGGCAGCTATACGCTGACGGTGGGCGGAGCGCAGCCGGTGGCGGGCAACGGTGAGACGCGCAGATATCCGGCAACGGAGACGGTGTCGACCACGTTCAACATTCAGGGACGCAGGGAGATGCCTCGGTGA
- a CDS encoding alpha-glucuronidase family glycosyl hydrolase: MRYAWLVLSAALLMSAVSVAAETGEAGWLRYAPLSSAEQAKYAGLPGRVVVLGGSAIEQSAGDELARGLGSMLGRKFETENGMNSDVLVVGTIAEVGKSSVGSWHTNPTLKAGGFEIRQVQSHGHHLWVIAGADERGVLYGVFRLLEWVAEEKPIHDDMESPAAPVRWVDQWDNFDGSIERGYAGRSIFFDGGHVRGDLTRVGEYGRLLASIGINGLNVNNVNADLHTLDDEHLRELARIAAALRPWGVRLALSVDLSSPKVIGGLDTFDPLDPKVAAWWQRRVDVVYRLIPDFAGFTVKADSEGRAGPSQYGRTPAEAANVLARALAPHHGIVMYRGFVYNHHLDWHDLKADRARAGYDNFASLDGKFEPNVVIQIKHGPIDFQVREPVSPLFAALQHTNEAIELQTTQEYTGQQRHMVFLVPMWKTALDTDMRANNESTPVKEIVEGKSFHRPLGGFVSVVNVGLDANWLHHPMAMANLYGYGRLAWNPDLSSEEIVDAWTRMTWGNDARVDRTIDALQLESWHAYEDYTGPLGLGTLTDIIGIHYGPGIESAERNGWGQWIRADHEGVGMDRTVATGTGYIGQYPPELAARYESLATCPNNLLLFMHHVPYTHVLHSGKTVIQHIYDSHYEGAEIAATYAPEWKTLRGLVDDERYEKTLALFTYQAGHAIVWRDAVSEWFWKMSGIADTKGRVGHYPNRIEAESMEAQGYKTVAVTPWETASGGKAVVCEDAAGCTLTAKLERPKGEYRVSVNYFDLNDGASTYRLLLNGKQIATWEAEMVLPSDKLDGHTATRYTLPVSVALKPGDVLTVRGVPDGKEPAPVDYVNVAPVGAGDRR, from the coding sequence GTGAGATATGCCTGGCTGGTGTTGTCCGCGGCGTTGCTGATGAGCGCCGTGAGTGTGGCTGCGGAGACGGGCGAGGCCGGGTGGTTGCGGTATGCTCCGCTGAGCTCGGCGGAGCAGGCGAAGTATGCCGGGTTGCCGGGGCGCGTTGTGGTGCTGGGAGGCTCAGCAATTGAGCAGAGCGCGGGCGATGAACTGGCGCGCGGACTGGGGTCGATGCTGGGGCGGAAGTTTGAGACTGAGAATGGGATGAACAGCGACGTGCTGGTGGTGGGCACGATTGCTGAGGTGGGAAAGTCGTCGGTGGGGAGCTGGCATACGAATCCAACACTGAAGGCGGGCGGCTTTGAGATCCGACAGGTGCAGAGTCATGGGCACCATCTCTGGGTGATTGCCGGTGCGGATGAGCGCGGTGTGCTGTATGGGGTCTTCCGACTGTTGGAGTGGGTGGCGGAAGAGAAGCCGATCCATGACGATATGGAGTCGCCTGCGGCGCCGGTGCGATGGGTGGACCAGTGGGACAACTTTGATGGCTCAATTGAACGTGGGTATGCGGGGCGGTCGATCTTCTTCGATGGCGGGCATGTTCGCGGTGACCTGACGCGCGTGGGTGAGTATGGGCGGCTGCTGGCGTCCATCGGTATCAATGGTCTGAATGTGAACAATGTGAATGCCGACCTGCACACGTTGGATGATGAGCATCTGCGTGAGTTGGCGCGGATTGCGGCTGCGCTGCGGCCTTGGGGTGTACGGTTGGCGCTGTCGGTGGATCTGTCGTCGCCGAAGGTGATTGGTGGGTTGGATACGTTTGATCCGCTGGACCCTAAGGTGGCGGCGTGGTGGCAGAGGCGCGTGGATGTTGTGTATAGGCTGATTCCCGACTTTGCGGGGTTTACGGTGAAGGCGGACTCTGAGGGGCGTGCGGGGCCTTCGCAGTACGGGCGCACGCCTGCGGAGGCCGCGAATGTGTTGGCGCGGGCACTCGCTCCGCATCACGGGATCGTGATGTATCGCGGGTTTGTGTATAACCACCATCTTGACTGGCATGATCTGAAAGCGGATCGCGCGCGTGCGGGGTATGACAACTTTGCGTCGCTGGATGGGAAGTTTGAGCCGAATGTGGTGATCCAGATCAAGCATGGGCCGATCGACTTCCAGGTACGTGAGCCGGTGAGCCCGCTGTTCGCGGCATTGCAGCATACGAATGAGGCGATCGAGCTGCAGACGACGCAGGAGTACACGGGGCAGCAGCGGCACATGGTGTTTCTGGTGCCGATGTGGAAGACGGCGCTCGATACGGACATGCGCGCGAACAACGAGTCGACTCCGGTGAAGGAGATTGTCGAGGGGAAGAGCTTTCATCGGCCGCTGGGCGGGTTTGTGTCGGTGGTGAATGTGGGGCTGGATGCGAACTGGCTGCATCATCCGATGGCGATGGCGAACCTGTATGGCTATGGAAGGCTGGCGTGGAATCCGGATTTGAGTTCGGAAGAGATTGTGGATGCTTGGACGCGGATGACGTGGGGCAATGATGCGCGTGTGGACCGCACGATCGACGCGCTGCAATTGGAGTCGTGGCATGCGTATGAGGACTATACGGGGCCGCTGGGGCTGGGCACGCTGACGGACATTATCGGCATCCACTATGGGCCGGGGATCGAGTCGGCGGAGCGGAATGGCTGGGGGCAGTGGATTCGTGCGGACCATGAGGGTGTGGGGATGGACCGTACGGTGGCTACGGGGACGGGGTACATCGGGCAGTATCCGCCGGAGCTGGCTGCGAGGTATGAGTCGCTGGCCACGTGTCCTAACAACCTGCTGCTGTTTATGCATCATGTGCCGTATACGCATGTGCTGCACTCGGGCAAGACGGTGATTCAACATATCTACGACTCGCACTATGAGGGTGCGGAGATTGCGGCGACGTATGCGCCGGAGTGGAAGACGCTGCGTGGGCTGGTGGATGATGAACGGTATGAGAAGACGCTGGCGTTGTTCACGTATCAGGCTGGGCATGCGATTGTGTGGCGCGATGCGGTGAGCGAGTGGTTCTGGAAGATGTCGGGTATTGCGGATACGAAGGGGCGTGTGGGGCATTATCCGAACCGCATCGAGGCGGAGTCGATGGAGGCGCAGGGATATAAGACTGTGGCTGTGACGCCTTGGGAGACAGCTTCAGGTGGGAAGGCTGTGGTGTGTGAGGATGCGGCAGGTTGTACGCTGACGGCGAAGCTGGAGCGGCCGAAGGGCGAGTATCGCGTGTCGGTGAATTACTTCGACCTGAATGATGGGGCTTCGACGTATCGGCTGCTGTTGAACGGTAAACAGATCGCCACGTGGGAGGCGGAGATGGTGTTGCCGAGCGATAAGCTGGATGGGCATACTGCGACGCGGTATACGCTGCCGGTGAGTGTGGCGCTGAAGCCGGGCGATGTGTTGACGGTGCGCGGCGTGCCGGATGGGAAGGAGCCTGCTCCTGTGGACTATGTGAATGTGGCGCCTGTGGGCGCGGGAGATCGTCGATGA
- the manD gene encoding D-mannonate dehydratase ManD, which produces MKIISARVMVCSPDRNFVTLKIETDEGIYGLGDGTLNGREMAVASYLSEHVVPCLIGRDPFDIEDIWQYLYRGAYWRRGPVTMSAIAAVDVALWDIKGKALKTPVYNLLGGKSRQGVLVYTHANGKTVDETVASVRRYMDEGYLAVRAQCAVPGVASSYGVPKGGKPYEPAERGLPSEDVWSTERYLNFVPGLFERLRAEVGHDVHLLHDVHHRLTPIEAARLGKALEPYHLFWMEDPTPAELQEGFGLIRQHTTTPIATGEVFNSVWDAHDLIRKQWIDYIRMTIVHGGGITHLKKTADFAALYQVKTGFHGATDLSPITMAAALHFGLAIHNFGIQEHMHHSELTDRVFPHGYSFSAGYMYPGDAPGLGVEMDEALAAEYPYQRAYLPVARKLDGTMTDW; this is translated from the coding sequence ATGAAGATCATCAGTGCCCGGGTGATGGTGTGCTCGCCGGACCGGAACTTCGTGACGTTGAAGATCGAGACGGATGAAGGGATCTATGGGCTCGGTGATGGGACGCTGAATGGGCGCGAGATGGCTGTGGCTAGTTATCTGAGCGAGCATGTGGTTCCTTGTTTGATCGGGCGCGATCCGTTCGATATTGAGGACATCTGGCAGTATCTGTATCGCGGGGCGTATTGGCGGCGGGGGCCGGTGACGATGAGCGCGATTGCCGCGGTCGACGTGGCGTTGTGGGACATCAAGGGCAAGGCGCTGAAGACGCCGGTGTATAACCTGCTGGGTGGTAAGAGCCGGCAGGGGGTGCTGGTGTATACCCATGCGAACGGGAAGACGGTGGATGAGACCGTTGCGTCCGTGCGCAGGTATATGGATGAGGGATACCTTGCGGTGCGGGCGCAGTGCGCGGTGCCTGGAGTCGCGAGCAGCTATGGTGTGCCGAAGGGCGGCAAGCCGTATGAGCCAGCCGAGCGCGGGCTGCCGAGTGAGGATGTGTGGTCGACGGAGCGGTACCTGAACTTTGTGCCTGGCCTGTTTGAGCGGCTGCGTGCGGAGGTTGGGCATGATGTACACCTGCTGCATGATGTGCATCATCGGCTGACGCCGATTGAGGCGGCTCGGCTGGGGAAAGCGCTGGAGCCGTATCACCTGTTCTGGATGGAAGATCCTACTCCGGCGGAGTTGCAGGAGGGGTTTGGGCTGATCCGGCAGCATACGACGACGCCGATCGCTACGGGCGAGGTGTTCAACAGTGTGTGGGATGCGCATGACCTGATCCGCAAGCAGTGGATCGACTACATACGGATGACGATTGTGCATGGCGGCGGCATCACGCACCTGAAGAAGACGGCCGACTTTGCGGCGCTGTACCAGGTGAAGACCGGGTTCCATGGAGCGACAGACCTGTCGCCGATTACGATGGCGGCGGCGCTGCACTTCGGGTTGGCGATCCATAACTTCGGGATACAGGAGCATATGCACCACTCGGAGCTGACGGACCGTGTGTTTCCGCATGGGTACAGCTTCAGTGCGGGGTATATGTATCCGGGGGATGCGCCGGGGCTGGGTGTGGAGATGGATGAGGCTCTGGCGGCGGAGTATCCGTATCAACGGGCGTATCTGCCGGTGGCGCGCAAGCTGGATGGGACGATGACGGATTGGTAG
- a CDS encoding glucose 1-dehydrogenase — translation MKPILDGKIAVVVGGTSGIGRAIALGLAKAGANVVASSRSKSKVDEVAAEIEELGRATLRVESDVVDRGSLEALRDAVMERFGRVDILVNSAGITSKQPALTFPEETWDAIMEVNLTGTLRGCQIFGKVMLEQRYGRIVNIASLATFVAFYEVAAYGASKAAVAALTRSLAVEWAPYGVCVNAIAPGIIPTELNRKIIETSRGKELLMRTPMGRFGEADEVAGAAVYLASDAASFTTGQVLAVDGGILASGVNR, via the coding sequence ATGAAGCCGATACTGGATGGGAAGATTGCGGTGGTTGTGGGTGGGACGTCCGGCATTGGACGTGCGATTGCGCTGGGGCTGGCGAAGGCCGGAGCGAACGTGGTGGCGAGCTCGCGGTCGAAGAGCAAGGTGGATGAGGTTGCCGCGGAGATCGAGGAGTTGGGGCGCGCGACGTTGCGGGTGGAGTCGGATGTGGTGGACCGTGGATCGCTGGAGGCGCTGCGCGATGCGGTGATGGAGCGGTTTGGGCGCGTCGATATTCTGGTGAACTCGGCTGGCATTACGAGCAAGCAGCCGGCGCTGACGTTTCCTGAGGAGACGTGGGACGCGATTATGGAGGTGAACCTTACGGGGACACTGCGTGGTTGCCAGATCTTCGGGAAGGTGATGCTGGAGCAGCGGTACGGGCGGATTGTGAACATCGCTTCCCTGGCGACGTTTGTGGCTTTTTATGAAGTCGCTGCGTATGGGGCGAGCAAGGCTGCGGTGGCTGCGCTGACGCGGTCGCTGGCGGTGGAGTGGGCTCCGTATGGGGTGTGCGTGAATGCGATCGCTCCGGGAATCATACCGACGGAGCTGAACCGGAAGATCATTGAGACGTCGCGCGGCAAGGAACTGCTGATGCGGACGCCGATGGGGCGGTTCGGCGAGGCGGATGAGGTGGCAGGTGCTGCGGTGTACCTGGCGTCGGATGCGGCTTCGTTCACGACAGGGCAGGTGCTGGCGGTGGATGGCGGGATACTGGCTAGTGGTGTGAACCGGTAA